A genomic segment from Lutibacter sp. A80 encodes:
- the proC gene encoding pyrroline-5-carboxylate reductase, whose protein sequence is MKVLVIGAGNMGLTYAEGMSKSKLLKENIMVMDKSDEKLDELHQILHFDAYSNLEDCIPKADIIFVAVKPYHAEELFKTIKPLVTSDQILISIMAGITIDVIQNLSGVSKVVRAMPNLPASVGLGLTSYVSSSNVSRIELLTVEGLLSTTGKSILVSNENLIDASTGISGSGPAYVFYFMQSMMEAALQMGFSKNDSKLLVSQTFTGAIELFNQSNLSPNSWMQKVASKGGTTQAALDSMDDNNVNELIKEAAFAAFSRAVELGKVS, encoded by the coding sequence ATGAAAGTACTAGTAATTGGAGCAGGAAATATGGGATTAACTTATGCGGAAGGGATGTCTAAATCAAAACTTCTAAAAGAAAATATCATGGTTATGGATAAATCTGATGAAAAACTAGATGAACTTCATCAAATATTACATTTTGATGCATATAGTAATTTAGAAGATTGTATTCCAAAAGCAGATATAATTTTTGTAGCAGTAAAACCATATCATGCAGAAGAGTTATTTAAAACAATAAAACCTTTGGTTACGTCAGATCAAATTCTAATATCTATTATGGCTGGTATAACTATAGATGTTATCCAGAATCTTTCTGGAGTATCAAAAGTAGTACGTGCAATGCCTAATCTACCGGCAAGTGTTGGGTTGGGTTTAACATCTTATGTTTCGTCATCTAATGTTTCGAGAATTGAGTTGTTAACTGTTGAAGGTTTGTTAAGTACAACTGGAAAATCTATTCTAGTAAGTAATGAAAACTTAATTGATGCATCAACAGGTATCTCTGGAAGTGGTCCTGCATATGTGTTTTATTTTATGCAAAGTATGATGGAGGCTGCGTTGCAAATGGGCTTCTCTAAAAACGATTCTAAATTGTTGGTGAGTCAAACTTTTACAGGAGCTATAGAGCTTTTTAATCAGTCTAATCTTTCGCCTAATTCTTGGATGCAAAAAGTAGCTTCTAAAGGTGGAACAACACAAGCAGCGTTAGATTCTATGGATGATAATAATGTAAATGAATTAATTAAGGAAGCTGCATTCGCTGCGTTTTCTCGTGCCGTTGAATTAGGAAAAGTAAGTTAA
- a CDS encoding glutamate-5-semialdehyde dehydrogenase — protein sequence MKLLTTEIKNKVLKSMERILDKNRAQLLQANKKDLDAFSKNDQAMYDRLLINDGKIDGMITAISQVHSQEDPINKIITNKTLENGLKVVNKTAPFGTIMIIYESRPDVTVEAAVLAFKANNKILLKGGKEAIFSNKILVDFWHQALKENDLSTDYIQLLTMDRKETQQFLKNPTEQLDLIVPRGGEKLIAFVKEYAKCAVLVSGRGNNFVYVDENADWEKSIAVILNAKTSKISACNAVDKILINSNIPDYPQKMSDLKDALKEKSVSIWVDSKAKDILKEAALITEESMWSEEFLAMKCCIGVVDATKEAIEKINMYSGGHSATIMTANNETASVFMEQVDCAAVYQNSSTRFTDGGQMGVGAELAISTDKLHHRGPLGLNELVTNKYYVYGDGHVRD from the coding sequence ATGAAATTATTAACTACAGAAATAAAAAATAAAGTATTAAAAAGTATGGAGCGTATCCTAGATAAAAATAGGGCTCAATTACTTCAAGCAAATAAAAAGGATTTAGATGCGTTTAGTAAAAATGATCAAGCAATGTATGATCGTTTGTTAATAAATGATGGAAAGATTGACGGAATGATAACTGCTATTTCACAAGTACATTCTCAAGAAGATCCAATAAATAAAATAATTACAAACAAAACCTTAGAAAATGGTTTAAAAGTTGTAAATAAAACAGCTCCCTTTGGAACTATAATGATTATTTATGAATCTAGACCAGATGTAACTGTTGAAGCAGCTGTACTTGCTTTTAAAGCAAATAATAAAATTTTACTTAAAGGAGGAAAAGAAGCCATATTTAGTAATAAAATACTTGTTGATTTTTGGCATCAAGCTTTGAAAGAAAATGATTTAAGTACCGATTATATCCAATTGTTGACAATGGATAGAAAAGAGACACAGCAATTTTTAAAAAATCCAACAGAGCAATTAGATTTAATTGTTCCTCGTGGAGGTGAAAAACTAATAGCATTTGTTAAGGAATATGCAAAATGCGCTGTTTTGGTTAGTGGTAGAGGTAATAACTTTGTCTATGTTGATGAAAATGCTGATTGGGAAAAAAGTATTGCTGTAATTCTTAATGCTAAAACTAGTAAAATATCTGCGTGTAATGCTGTTGATAAAATATTAATAAATTCAAATATTCCAGATTATCCTCAAAAAATGTCTGATTTAAAGGATGCTTTAAAAGAAAAAAGTGTATCTATTTGGGTTGATTCAAAAGCAAAAGATATATTAAAAGAAGCAGCACTAATTACTGAAGAATCTATGTGGAGTGAAGAGTTTTTAGCAATGAAATGTTGTATAGGCGTTGTAGATGCTACAAAAGAAGCTATTGAAAAAATTAATATGTATTCTGGTGGGCATTCAGCAACAATTATGACTGCCAATAACGAAACTGCTTCAGTTTTTATGGAACAAGTTGATTGTGCTGCAGTTTATCAAAATTCATCAACTAGATTTACTGATGGTGGTCAAATGGGAGTGGGTGCAGAACTAGCAATTAGTACTGATAAATTGCACCATAGAGGTCCTTTAGGTCTTAATGAATTGGTGACTAATAAATATTATGTTTATGGAGATGGGCACGTACGTGATTAG
- a CDS encoding L-rhamnose/proton symporter RhaT — MESIFLPFLLVIFASIFQGSFGLGMKFMNPLKWEAWWLVHSIFAMILIPTIWAYFVTPDLYNVVTSAPTEDILKAMAFGALWGIGGIMFGKSVPYIGISLTYGIVMGVCAAAGGLIPLFTATDVEYQKMAPALPYILGGVAIMLIGVAITAYAGVKKDKIKSITKTTGEKVNLKLGLIIAIISGFLSAFLAIGFTAGSAIGDLAQNAGAISRNSSLAIWVVVLWGGFAINAGYAVFLLFKNNTWSSFTTPNASKAYMWSIIAGILWFGALGIYGQGATLMGSLGDVIAWPIMLGLSLIVGNIWSYLNKEWEGAKKPFYTMLFGVLVIIVAVVVMGYS; from the coding sequence ATGGAATCTATATTTCTCCCTTTTTTATTAGTAATTTTTGCAAGTATTTTTCAAGGATCATTTGGCCTTGGAATGAAATTTATGAATCCTTTAAAATGGGAAGCTTGGTGGTTAGTGCATTCAATTTTTGCAATGATATTAATTCCTACTATATGGGCTTATTTTGTAACTCCAGATTTATATAATGTTGTTACTAGTGCACCTACTGAAGACATATTAAAAGCAATGGCTTTTGGTGCATTATGGGGAATTGGTGGAATTATGTTTGGAAAAAGTGTTCCCTATATTGGTATTTCTTTAACGTATGGAATTGTAATGGGTGTTTGTGCAGCTGCAGGAGGTTTAATTCCTTTATTTACTGCCACCGATGTTGAATATCAAAAAATGGCACCTGCATTACCTTATATTTTAGGTGGTGTTGCTATTATGTTAATTGGTGTTGCTATAACAGCTTATGCAGGTGTTAAAAAAGATAAAATTAAAAGTATTACCAAAACTACTGGTGAAAAAGTAAATTTAAAACTAGGATTAATTATAGCTATTATAAGTGGTTTTTTATCCGCTTTTTTAGCTATTGGGTTTACAGCAGGAAGTGCTATAGGAGATTTAGCTCAAAATGCCGGAGCAATTTCTCGTAATAGTAGTCTAGCTATCTGGGTAGTAGTGCTTTGGGGAGGATTTGCTATTAATGCTGGCTATGCTGTATTCTTATTATTTAAAAACAATACATGGAGCTCATTTACCACTCCTAATGCAAGTAAAGCTTATATGTGGTCTATCATTGCTGGTATACTTTGGTTTGGTGCTTTAGGTATTTACGGACAAGGAGCAACACTTATGGGTAGCCTAGGAGATGTAATTGCTTGGCCAATTATGCTAGGTCTTTCTCTAATTGTTGGAAACATTTGGTCTTATTTAAATAAAGAATGGGAAGGAGCTAAAAAACCTTTTTACACAATGTTATTTGGTGTATTAGTAATTATAGTTGCAGTTGTAGTAATGGGGTATTCTTAA
- the aroC gene encoding chorismate synthase has translation MSNSFGKIFTITTFGESHGEAIGGVIDGCPAGVKLDFEAIQNDMDRRKPGQSKIVTQRKEPDEVQFLSGIFEGKTTGASIGFIIKNVHQRSNDYSHIKDTYRPSHADYTYDKKYGNRDYRGGGRTSARETANWVVGGAVAKQVIPSIKINAYTSSVGDLFLEKPYQALDFSKTENNIVRCPDTEVAEKMISKIDQIRKQGDTIGGTVTCVIQNVPVGLGEPIFDKLHAQLGKAMLSINAVKGFEYGSGFCGAKMKGSEHNDIFNDDGSTKTNLSGGIQGGISNGMDIYFRVAFKPVATIMQKQQTIDKDGNIVEMMGKGRHDPCVVPRAVPIVEALAAMVIADFMMLNK, from the coding sequence ATGTCTAATTCATTCGGAAAAATATTTACAATAACAACTTTTGGAGAATCTCATGGAGAAGCTATTGGAGGAGTAATTGATGGTTGTCCAGCTGGTGTTAAACTTGATTTTGAAGCTATTCAAAATGACATGGATAGAAGAAAGCCAGGTCAATCTAAAATTGTAACTCAGCGAAAAGAACCTGATGAAGTACAATTTTTATCAGGTATTTTTGAAGGAAAAACCACAGGTGCTTCTATTGGTTTTATTATTAAAAATGTGCACCAGAGGTCTAATGATTATTCTCATATAAAAGATACTTATCGTCCTTCTCATGCAGATTATACCTATGATAAAAAATATGGAAATCGTGATTATCGTGGAGGAGGAAGAACATCTGCTAGAGAAACTGCTAATTGGGTAGTAGGTGGTGCAGTTGCAAAACAAGTAATTCCTTCAATAAAAATAAATGCATACACTTCTTCTGTTGGTGATTTATTTTTAGAAAAACCATATCAAGCATTAGATTTCAGTAAAACAGAAAATAATATAGTTCGTTGCCCAGATACTGAAGTTGCTGAAAAAATGATTTCTAAAATAGATCAAATTAGAAAACAAGGAGATACTATTGGAGGTACTGTTACCTGTGTAATTCAAAATGTACCAGTAGGCTTGGGTGAACCAATTTTTGATAAATTACATGCGCAGCTTGGAAAAGCAATGCTCTCTATAAATGCTGTAAAAGGTTTTGAATATGGAAGCGGTTTTTGTGGAGCAAAAATGAAAGGTAGTGAGCATAATGATATTTTTAACGATGATGGCTCTACTAAAACTAATCTTTCTGGAGGGATTCAAGGAGGTATTAGCAATGGAATGGATATTTATTTTCGTGTAGCTTTTAAACCTGTTGCTACTATTATGCAAAAACAACAAACCATTGATAAAGATGGAAACATAGTTGAAATGATGGGTAAAGGCCGTCACGATCCTTGTGTGGTTCCAAGAGCTGTACCTATTGTTGAGGCTTTGGCAGCAATGGTAATAGCAGATTTTATGATGTTAAATAAATAA
- a CDS encoding sulfatase yields the protein MKHLKTILLSALVILTIQFTNAQKKPNIVMLFSDDAGYADFGFQGSKTMITPNLNKLAQEGVLFNQAYVTDPTCGPSRAGLMTGKYQQRFGFEENNVPGYMSAVSGADGDEMGVPVEETFLAEYLKEQGYATAFYGKWHLGGADRFHPTKRGFDEFYGFRGGARSYFAYSEEPASKLDLMERGFRNFVEPERYLTDVLADEAIKFIEKKAKNEQPFFAFVSFNAVHTPMDATPEDLAKFPNLEGKRKVVAAMALALDRASGKILDKLKELGIDDNTLVIFTNDNGGPTDKNASSNLPLSGTKSNHLEGGIRVPFIMKWPGKIKPNTTYNSPISTLDLLPTFYAAAGGNPKSIKDIDGVNLLPYINNQINSKPHEALFWKKDTRACIRKGDWKLIRFPDRPAELYYIPNDIKEQTNLAASYPKIVRQLFKELFEWESTLERPRWLLKREFENFDIDRMDKYKARPKHIMN from the coding sequence ATGAAACATTTAAAAACTATTTTATTATCTGCACTTGTTATATTAACTATTCAATTTACAAATGCACAAAAAAAACCTAATATTGTTATGTTGTTTTCAGATGATGCAGGTTATGCAGATTTTGGATTTCAAGGTAGTAAAACAATGATTACTCCAAATTTAAATAAATTAGCTCAAGAAGGAGTTTTATTTAATCAGGCTTATGTTACAGATCCCACTTGCGGACCATCTAGAGCAGGTTTAATGACTGGGAAATACCAACAAAGGTTTGGGTTTGAAGAAAATAATGTTCCGGGATACATGAGTGCTGTATCTGGTGCAGATGGCGATGAAATGGGAGTTCCTGTAGAAGAAACATTCTTAGCAGAATATTTAAAAGAGCAAGGTTACGCAACTGCTTTTTATGGTAAATGGCATTTAGGAGGTGCAGATCGCTTCCACCCTACCAAAAGAGGTTTTGATGAATTTTATGGTTTTCGTGGTGGAGCTAGAAGTTATTTTGCATATTCAGAAGAACCTGCAAGCAAATTAGATTTAATGGAGAGAGGGTTTCGAAACTTTGTAGAACCTGAAAGGTATTTAACTGATGTTTTAGCTGATGAAGCTATAAAATTTATAGAAAAAAAAGCCAAAAATGAACAACCTTTTTTTGCTTTTGTATCTTTTAATGCCGTACATACCCCAATGGATGCCACTCCTGAAGATTTAGCTAAATTCCCTAATTTAGAAGGTAAACGAAAAGTTGTAGCTGCGATGGCATTAGCTCTTGATAGAGCCTCTGGAAAAATATTAGATAAATTAAAAGAACTAGGAATTGATGACAACACACTTGTAATCTTTACAAACGATAATGGTGGACCAACCGACAAAAACGCATCGAGTAACTTACCTTTAAGCGGGACAAAATCTAATCATTTAGAAGGTGGTATACGAGTACCTTTTATAATGAAATGGCCAGGAAAAATAAAACCAAATACAACTTATAATTCTCCAATTAGCACACTTGATTTGCTACCTACATTTTATGCTGCTGCTGGCGGAAATCCTAAATCTATAAAAGATATTGATGGCGTTAACTTACTTCCATATATTAACAATCAAATTAATTCGAAACCACATGAAGCCTTGTTTTGGAAAAAAGACACAAGAGCATGTATTAGAAAAGGAGATTGGAAATTAATACGTTTTCCAGATAGACCTGCAGAACTTTATTACATTCCTAATGATATAAAAGAACAGACAAATTTAGCTGCTAGTTATCCAAAAATAGTAAGACAGCTTTTTAAAGAACTTTTTGAATGGGAATCAACTCTAGAACGCCCACGATGGTTATTAAAAAGAGAATTCGAAAATTTTGATATTGATAGAATGGATAAATACAAAGCCAGGCCAAAACACATAATGAACTAG
- a CDS encoding mandelate racemase/muconate lactonizing enzyme family protein, with protein MKIIKIETFVLKDKLSKSFFFSQWEYSERCICVVKVTASDGTYGWGEGYGPATILEEGIKIIAPHVIGKNPLENEVIWNHMYRKTLDYARRGILVASLSAIDIAIWDLKGKILGLPISTLLGGSHRTKIRPYATGLYFTNYENPAEGLVEEAKLYVKQGFKAMKMKVGLGIKQDIEIVKSIREAIGPDIDLMVDSNHAYTLREAIELSRKIEKYDIGWFEEPISPEFYEQSKELRSKTTIPISGGECEYLRFGFQQLIKNKAVDIIQPDICASGGLTEAKRIAAIASANGIDLIPHTWGTSIGIHVALHFISNLESIPGRMNQPEFLMEYDQTENGLRDKLTFPKIEMKNGLIDVPNRPGLGIDIDEKILHKFSITKNLTESSII; from the coding sequence ATGAAAATCATTAAAATTGAAACCTTTGTACTTAAAGATAAACTATCAAAAAGTTTTTTCTTTTCACAATGGGAATATTCTGAAAGATGTATCTGTGTTGTAAAAGTTACTGCTTCCGATGGAACATATGGATGGGGAGAAGGATATGGACCTGCAACAATTTTAGAAGAAGGTATTAAAATAATTGCTCCACATGTAATTGGAAAAAACCCTTTAGAAAATGAAGTAATCTGGAATCATATGTATCGTAAAACATTAGATTATGCCAGGCGTGGAATATTAGTTGCTTCTTTAAGTGCTATAGATATTGCTATTTGGGATTTAAAAGGTAAAATTTTGGGTTTACCTATTTCGACCTTATTAGGTGGTTCTCATAGAACTAAAATAAGACCTTATGCGACTGGGCTTTACTTTACAAACTATGAAAACCCTGCAGAAGGTCTAGTTGAAGAAGCTAAATTATACGTAAAACAAGGCTTTAAAGCTATGAAAATGAAAGTTGGATTAGGCATAAAGCAAGATATAGAAATAGTAAAAAGTATTCGTGAAGCAATTGGTCCAGATATTGACTTAATGGTAGATTCTAACCACGCTTACACATTAAGAGAAGCAATAGAACTATCTAGAAAAATAGAAAAATATGATATCGGTTGGTTTGAAGAACCTATTTCTCCTGAATTTTATGAACAGTCTAAAGAATTAAGAAGTAAAACAACTATACCTATTTCTGGAGGGGAATGCGAGTACTTAAGGTTCGGTTTTCAACAATTAATTAAAAATAAGGCTGTAGATATAATTCAACCAGATATATGTGCAAGTGGTGGTTTAACAGAAGCAAAACGAATTGCAGCAATTGCTAGTGCAAACGGAATTGATTTAATTCCACATACCTGGGGCACCTCTATTGGAATTCATGTAGCTTTGCATTTTATTTCTAATTTAGAATCAATTCCAGGAAGAATGAATCAACCTGAATTTTTAATGGAATACGATCAAACAGAAAATGGATTAAGAGATAAATTAACCTTCCCTAAAATTGAAATGAAAAATGGTCTAATCGATGTACCTAATAGACCTGGTCTAGGAATTGATATTGATGAAAAGATTTTACATAAATTTTCAATCACAAAAAATTTAACAGAAAGTTCAATTATTTAA
- a CDS encoding MarR family winged helix-turn-helix transcriptional regulator, translated as MKYIEILVKLRRIIRSINLESKKIEKEFGISIPQLLVLKYLSDQKDYRAFAKDIKAYINLNASTVSGIISRLEAKGLLAKTLRSSDKRATYIVLTAKGADLLNNSPSTLQEKLSHRLKKLSAAQIEELDRNIELLTTIMDVEDVDAAPLLTIQEITNHSE; from the coding sequence TTGAAATATATTGAGATTCTTGTAAAACTCAGAAGAATTATTCGTTCTATAAATCTCGAGAGTAAAAAAATAGAAAAAGAATTTGGAATAAGTATTCCTCAACTTTTAGTACTTAAATATTTATCAGATCAAAAGGATTATAGAGCATTTGCTAAAGATATTAAAGCGTATATTAATTTAAATGCAAGTACTGTTTCCGGTATTATTTCAAGGTTAGAAGCGAAAGGGCTTTTAGCCAAAACCCTACGATCAAGCGATAAAAGAGCTACATATATTGTTTTAACAGCTAAAGGAGCAGATTTGCTTAATAATTCTCCTTCTACACTTCAAGAAAAATTATCGCATAGATTAAAAAAATTAAGTGCAGCTCAAATTGAAGAATTAGATAGAAATATAGAGTTGTTAACTACAATAATGGATGTTGAAGACGTTGATGCTGCTCCATTACTTACTATTCAAGAAATAACAAATCATTCAGAATAA
- a CDS encoding NAD-dependent succinate-semialdehyde dehydrogenase has protein sequence MKTQNFGYKKLYIDGQLVDAVSGEKADVICPATGEVIAEVAKAGKADAEKALISAKKGFKYWSKLSLTERTAWMTKLRSAILEKEHELRTAMVHEMGKTYAGAYEDIEAVINALEWYPAAMKNMREEQIPDYENTHTHKMISKPAGVAVAYLAWNFPLLNVGFKLGPALAAGCSIIIKPSMLSPLSTYMIGEILNSINFPAGVVNIVAGSSKEVAIPMTTSKIPAVLTMIGSTATGQKVIADSVTSIKKLGMELGGNAPFIIFEDADFDTALDLAIGLKFGNSGQVCVAANRIFVHKNIYEKFMKAYVKRASKLKLGFGTKENPEVFMGPVVTRSDRDRMFNLIEDAVSKGAKLEYGGKIPEGFPKNGNWIEPTIVSNITPDMDLFRKETFGPVAAIMSFETDDEVLELANDTEFGLASYIFTNNHKRIERFTEELEFGEIQINGVKYAIYLPHGGFKNSGIGHDCSHLALDDYLVKKRISTAL, from the coding sequence ATGAAAACTCAAAATTTTGGTTATAAAAAATTATATATTGACGGACAATTAGTGGATGCTGTAAGTGGAGAAAAAGCAGATGTGATATGCCCAGCCACTGGTGAAGTAATTGCTGAAGTAGCAAAAGCAGGTAAAGCTGATGCAGAAAAAGCTTTAATTTCTGCTAAAAAAGGTTTTAAATATTGGTCTAAACTTTCACTCACAGAAAGAACTGCATGGATGACTAAACTCCGTTCTGCCATTTTAGAAAAAGAACATGAGTTAAGAACTGCAATGGTTCATGAAATGGGTAAAACCTACGCTGGTGCTTATGAAGACATTGAAGCTGTAATTAATGCTTTAGAATGGTACCCTGCAGCAATGAAAAATATGAGAGAAGAACAAATACCAGATTATGAGAACACACATACTCATAAAATGATTTCTAAACCTGCTGGTGTTGCTGTAGCATATTTAGCTTGGAATTTTCCACTACTAAATGTAGGCTTTAAATTAGGCCCTGCCCTAGCTGCCGGATGTTCAATAATTATAAAACCCTCAATGCTATCTCCTTTATCAACTTATATGATTGGAGAAATATTAAACAGCATTAATTTCCCTGCAGGAGTTGTAAACATTGTTGCAGGTTCTAGCAAAGAAGTTGCCATACCTATGACAACTAGTAAAATTCCAGCTGTTTTAACAATGATTGGTTCTACTGCTACTGGTCAAAAAGTAATTGCAGACAGTGTTACTTCCATTAAAAAATTAGGAATGGAATTGGGTGGAAACGCTCCATTTATAATATTTGAAGATGCTGATTTTGATACAGCGTTAGATTTAGCTATTGGATTAAAATTTGGTAATTCTGGCCAAGTTTGTGTAGCTGCAAATAGAATTTTTGTTCATAAAAATATCTATGAAAAATTTATGAAAGCTTATGTAAAAAGAGCTTCTAAATTAAAATTAGGCTTCGGAACTAAAGAAAATCCAGAGGTCTTTATGGGTCCAGTTGTTACGCGATCAGACAGAGATAGAATGTTTAATTTGATTGAAGATGCTGTAAGTAAAGGAGCTAAATTAGAATATGGTGGAAAAATACCTGAAGGATTTCCTAAAAATGGAAACTGGATTGAACCTACTATCGTTTCAAATATAACTCCAGATATGGATCTTTTCAGAAAAGAAACTTTTGGTCCAGTTGCAGCAATTATGAGTTTCGAAACTGATGATGAAGTACTAGAATTAGCTAATGATACTGAATTTGGATTAGCATCTTACATTTTTACAAATAACCATAAAAGAATAGAGCGTTTTACTGAAGAATTAGAATTTGGTGAAATTCAAATTAATGGTGTTAAATATGCTATTTATCTACCGCATGGCGGTTTTAAAAATAGTGGAATTGGTCATGATTGCTCGCACTTAGCCTTAGATGATTATTTAGTAAAAAAACGAATTTCAACTGCCCTCTAA
- a CDS encoding PepSY-associated TM helix domain-containing protein → MKQLRKWSRILHRDIGYFFIGTTLIYGLSGIALNHMSDWNPNYSVEVKDFKTTINLEKNATTKENILKLLDDVDKRENYKKHYYRNTNQLKIFLKGGSSIIVNIHNGKGYAEYLKKRPIFYEVNYLHYNPNRIWTWFSDIYALALILFAVTSFFMVKGKKGITGRGGIYAVLGIVIPLLFLLFYM, encoded by the coding sequence ATGAAACAATTGCGAAAATGGAGTAGAATTCTTCATAGAGATATTGGTTATTTTTTTATTGGTACAACCTTAATTTATGGTCTATCGGGTATTGCATTAAATCATATGAGTGATTGGAACCCTAATTATTCTGTTGAAGTGAAAGATTTTAAAACGACTATCAATTTAGAAAAAAACGCTACTACAAAAGAGAACATACTCAAATTATTAGATGATGTAGATAAACGTGAAAATTACAAAAAACACTATTACAGAAATACCAATCAATTAAAAATATTCTTAAAAGGTGGTTCATCTATAATAGTAAACATACACAATGGAAAAGGCTATGCGGAATACCTAAAAAAAAGACCTATTTTTTATGAAGTAAATTATCTTCATTACAATCCAAATAGAATTTGGACATGGTTTTCAGATATTTACGCACTAGCATTAATTCTATTTGCTGTAACTTCATTTTTTATGGTAAAAGGTAAAAAAGGAATTACTGGAAGAGGTGGTATTTATGCAGTTTTAGGTATAGTAATACCTTTACTTTTTTTACTCTTTTATATGTAA
- the proB gene encoding glutamate 5-kinase has translation MYKEIIVIKVGTNVMTNKDNRIVRTVLRNLVKQIAELYERGIITLLVSSGSVIAGKEVLGESTIEDKTQKRQVYSSIGQPRMMRFYYTIFQEYGMKCAQVLPTKRDFSPGIHRENMIKCCQGLLSEGVIPIANEDDAVSITMSMFSDNDELASLLAQLINADRLIILTDIDGLYTGHPDADSSDLIKNVDPDDNLDEYIKDSGKLEGEGRGGMGSKLTYAQETASHSIPTFIANGKRKNTIIDIIDGKSVGTKVSL, from the coding sequence ATGTATAAAGAAATAATAGTTATTAAGGTTGGTACTAATGTAATGACCAATAAAGATAACAGAATTGTAAGAACAGTTTTAAGAAATTTAGTGAAACAAATTGCTGAACTTTATGAGCGTGGTATAATTACGCTTTTAGTTTCATCGGGTTCTGTAATTGCAGGAAAAGAAGTTTTAGGAGAGTCAACTATAGAAGATAAAACACAAAAAAGACAAGTGTATTCTTCTATTGGACAACCTAGAATGATGCGATTCTATTATACCATTTTTCAAGAATATGGAATGAAATGTGCTCAGGTACTTCCAACTAAAAGAGATTTTAGTCCAGGAATTCATCGTGAAAATATGATAAAATGTTGTCAAGGTTTACTTTCTGAAGGGGTAATTCCTATTGCAAATGAAGATGATGCAGTTTCTATTACAATGTCTATGTTTTCAGATAATGATGAACTTGCAAGTTTGCTTGCACAATTGATAAATGCCGATAGGTTAATTATTCTTACAGATATTGATGGATTGTATACGGGGCATCCAGATGCGGATAGTAGTGATCTTATTAAAAATGTAGATCCAGATGATAATCTTGATGAGTATATTAAAGATAGCGGCAAATTAGAAGGTGAAGGAAGAGGAGGAATGGGATCTAAATTAACCTATGCTCAAGAAACTGCTTCGCATAGTATTCCTACTTTTATTGCTAATGGAAAACGAAAAAATACTATAATAGATATTATAGATGGTAAAAGTGTTGGGACAAAAGTGTCCTTGTAA